The Deltaproteobacteria bacterium genomic interval CCCTCCAAACCGGAATCCGCATTGGACTGGGACCGGATCGCGTCCGGGTTGGACACCCTGGTCTTTTTGATGGGGGTGCGCAACCTGCCCGTCATCACGGCGCAGCTGATTCAGGCGGGCCGCGATGCGGCCACCCCGGCGGCCCTCATCCGCTGGGGGGCCACACCGGATCAGGCGACCCTCGAAGGCACGCTGGCGGATATCGCTTCGCGGGCCGAAGCCCAGGGGCTTAAACCGCCGGCCGTTCTGGTGGTGGGCGAGGTTGTCCGGCTGCGCTCCAAACTGAACTGGTTTGAAACCCTTCCTCTTTTTGGCCGCACGATCATGGTCACGAGGACCAGGAGGCAGGCGAGCGTTCTTACAGGCGCGCTTTCGGGCCTCGGGGCCAAGGTCATGGAGTGCCCCTTGATTCGCCTCGTCCCGCCAGACGATTGGGGGCCGGTTGACAAGGCGATTGATGATCTAACCGAGTTTGACTGGCTGATCCTGACCAGCCCCAACGGGGTGGAGTTTCTCTTCAGACGCCTTTTCGAGCGGGGAAAGGACGCCCGCAGCCTGGCGCCGGTGAGACTGGCCGTTATCGGTCCGGCTACGGCTGAAAAGCTGGGGTCTTACGGCCTGCGGGCCGATCTCGTGCCTGAGGAGTATGTGGCTGAAGGTCTGGCCAAGGCCCTCATCTCGGTGGGAATATCCGGCCAGAAGGTTCTTCTGGCCCGCGCCGCCCAAGCCCGGGCCGCGCTGGCTGAGGAGCTTTTCGCGGCCCGCGCTTCGGTGCGGGAGGTGACTCTCTACCAGACCCTGCCGCCGGAAGACATGCCTCCAGAGGCCCGGCTCGCCTTGGAGCGGGAAGACCTGGACGTGGTCGCCTTTACCAGTTCTTCCACCGTGACCAACCTTGTTGAGCTTCTGGGCGACCGGACCCCAGGGCTTTTATCCAGGGTCAGGGCGGCCTGTATCGGCCCCATCACCGCCCGGACAGCGCGGGAGGCCGGCCTGAACGTGGTCGCCGAGGCCAAAGAATACACCGTCCGCGGCCTGGTGGCCGCCATCAAAGATTACTGCCACCGATCCGCCTGAGCCTTA includes:
- the cobA gene encoding uroporphyrinogen-III C-methyltransferase; this encodes MNERTGGKGKVYLVGAGPGDPGLITLKALECLRQADVVVYDFLASPALLRHVPPEAELVYAGKKGAQHTLNQEEINQLIVTRANEGRTVVRLKGGDPFIFGRGGEEAEELARAGVSFEVVPGVTSAIAAPAYAGIPLTHRKYASSVGFVTGHEDPSKPESALDWDRIASGLDTLVFLMGVRNLPVITAQLIQAGRDAATPAALIRWGATPDQATLEGTLADIASRAEAQGLKPPAVLVVGEVVRLRSKLNWFETLPLFGRTIMVTRTRRQASVLTGALSGLGAKVMECPLIRLVPPDDWGPVDKAIDDLTEFDWLILTSPNGVEFLFRRLFERGKDARSLAPVRLAVIGPATAEKLGSYGLRADLVPEEYVAEGLAKALISVGISGQKVLLARAAQARAALAEELFAARASVREVTLYQTLPPEDMPPEARLALEREDLDVVAFTSSSTVTNLVELLGDRTPGLLSRVRAACIGPITARTAREAGLNVVAEAKEYTVRGLVAAIKDYCHRSA